The Euzebyales bacterium genome segment GTCGGCCTCTGCGAGGGCTGCCGACCGCAGCAGTTGGGCGTCGGTGGCGCCCGGTCGGCCGAAGCGCAGGTTCTCGCCGACGGTGCCGTGGAACAGGAACACGTCCTGGCCCACGACACCGATGACGCCCCGCAGCCCGGCGAACGTCAGCGTCCGGATGTCGACGCCGTCGAGCAGCACCCTGCCGCGGTCGGGGTCGTACAGCCGCAGCAGCAGCTTGACGATCGTCGACTTGCCCGCGCCGGTCGCGCCGACGAGCGCGTGGGTCTGCCCGGTCGGCACGTGCAGGTCGAGCCCCGACAGCACGGGTGCGCCGTCGTCATACCCGAAGTCGACCTGTTCGAAGGTCACCTCCCCACGCACCGGTGGCGGCAGGACGTCGGTGCCGGCGACCACGTCGGGCGTCTCCTCGAGCAGGTCCAGGATGCGCCGGGTCGAGGCCATGCCGCGTTGGTACAGGTCGAACGTCTCGCCGAGCCTGGTCAGCGGCCACAGCAGGCGCTGGGTGATGAATACGAGCACCGAGTAGACGCCGACCTCGAGCTGGCCGTCCAGCGCTCGGAGGCCGCCGAGGACGAGGATGGCCGTGAAGCCGGCGAGGATCGCCATGCGGATCAGCGGCACGAATGCACTCGACAGGCGGATGGCGTCGCGGTTGGCTTGGGCGTAGCGCTGCGAGCCCGACGCGATGCGGGCCGACTCGCGCCGCTCGGCGGCGAACGCCTTGATCGTCGCGATGCCCTGCAGGTTGTTCGACAGCGTCGCACTGAGCTCACCGGCACGCTCCCGCACGAGCGCGTAACGCGGCTCCAGCGCGTGCTGGAAGCGGATCGATCCCCAGACGATGACCGGGACGGGGAGGAACGCGAGGAGGGCCAGGTCACCGATGAACACGACGAACGCGGCGCCGACCAGCACGACCGTCGTGAGCAGCTGGAGGATCTCGTTCGCCCCGATGTCGAGAAGCGCTCGAGCTGGTTGACGTCGTCGTTGAGGACCGCGAGCAGGCCGCCC includes the following:
- a CDS encoding ABC transporter ATP-binding protein, giving the protein MAQPRPGRAARPAARSVRARPGARAALFRGPPVGRPARGPQRRRQPARALLDIGANEILQLLTTVVLVGAAFVVFIGDLALLAFLPVPVIVWGSIRFQHALEPRYALVRERAGELSATLSNNLQGIATIKAFAAERRESARIASGSQRYAQANRDAIRLSSAFVPLIRMAILAGFTAILVLGGLRALDGQLEVGVYSVLVFITQRLLWPLTRLGETFDLYQRGMASTRRILDLLEETPDVVAGTDVLPPPVRGEVTFEQVDFGYDDGAPVLSGLDLHVPTGQTHALVGATGAGKSTIVKLLLRLYDPDRGRVLLDGVDIRTLTFAGLRGVIGVVGQDVFLFHGTVGENLRFGRPGATDAQLLRSAALAEADGFVAALPRGYDTVIGERGQKLSGGQRQRLSIARAILTDPTVFVLDEATSAVDNETEAAIQRRSNGWPVTGPRSSSRTVCRPSATPTASMCSTTVASSRPAPMTRCSQPTGATRRCGGSRQARRRPRRAGSRAPAPR